The following proteins come from a genomic window of Ilumatobacter coccineus YM16-304:
- a CDS encoding M18 family aminopeptidase, with the protein MTHTDDSIDDLIAYLDASPSPWHAVESTVDRLAGFERLDEHDDWANIPAAGYVVRGGAIIAWRLPAEASPTSGFRIAGAHTDSPCLRVKPNPDVNMLGWKQLAVEVYGGILNNTWLDRDLGVAGRVVAADGTVTLVQVDEPIARVPQLAVHLDRGVNTDGLKLDPQMHLTPVWGVGSDITSGGSGIFGDWIGARAELDTAPAWWELCLYDVQGAALIGADRSMLASGRLDNLLSCWSATRALGDADPTEHIAVAVFNDHEEVGSSSATGAQGPFLAVVLERLVTALGGDRSDYHRALAASACVSADNAHAVHPNYVDRHEPGHLPMINAGPALKVNANQRYATNAETAALFQQACDDAGVPWQVFVSRNNMPCGSTIGPITSTQLGIATVDVGVPQLSMHSARELCGSDDPTHLARALTAFLS; encoded by the coding sequence ATGACACACACCGACGACTCGATCGACGACCTCATCGCCTACCTCGACGCTTCACCGTCGCCGTGGCACGCGGTCGAATCGACCGTCGACCGACTCGCCGGGTTCGAACGACTCGACGAACACGACGACTGGGCCAACATCCCGGCCGCCGGCTACGTCGTTCGCGGCGGCGCCATCATCGCGTGGCGTCTCCCCGCCGAAGCGTCGCCCACCAGCGGGTTCCGGATCGCCGGTGCACACACCGATTCGCCGTGCCTGCGGGTCAAGCCGAACCCCGACGTGAACATGCTCGGCTGGAAGCAACTCGCCGTCGAGGTGTACGGCGGCATCCTCAACAACACGTGGCTCGACCGCGACCTCGGCGTGGCCGGACGTGTGGTCGCAGCCGACGGTACGGTCACGCTCGTCCAGGTCGACGAACCCATCGCTCGCGTTCCGCAGCTCGCCGTCCATCTCGATCGCGGCGTCAACACCGACGGGCTCAAGCTCGATCCGCAGATGCACCTCACTCCGGTCTGGGGTGTGGGCAGCGACATCACCAGCGGCGGCAGCGGAATCTTCGGCGACTGGATCGGCGCACGGGCCGAACTCGACACCGCTCCAGCGTGGTGGGAACTGTGCCTGTACGACGTGCAAGGCGCTGCACTCATCGGCGCCGACCGATCGATGCTCGCCTCCGGCCGCCTCGACAACCTCCTGTCGTGCTGGTCGGCGACTCGGGCGCTCGGCGACGCCGATCCGACCGAGCACATCGCCGTCGCCGTGTTCAACGACCACGAAGAGGTCGGCTCGTCATCGGCCACCGGCGCCCAGGGACCGTTTCTCGCCGTCGTGCTCGAACGACTGGTCACCGCACTCGGCGGCGACCGCAGCGACTACCACCGTGCCCTCGCTGCGTCGGCGTGCGTCTCGGCCGACAACGCTCATGCGGTACACCCCAACTACGTCGACCGGCACGAACCCGGCCACCTCCCGATGATCAACGCCGGCCCGGCGCTCAAGGTCAACGCCAACCAGCGCTACGCCACCAACGCCGAGACCGCCGCCCTGTTCCAACAGGCGTGCGACGACGCAGGCGTGCCCTGGCAGGTGTTCGTGTCACGCAACAACATGCCGTGTGGCTCCACCATCGGCCCCATCACGTCGACGCAACTCGGCATCGCCACCGTCGACGTCGGCGTCCCCCAACTCTCGATGCACTCCGCCCGTGAGCTCTGCGGCAGCGACGACCCGACCCACCTCGCGCGAGCCCTCACGGCCTTCCTCTCCTGA
- the cmk gene encoding (d)CMP kinase codes for MNGALVIAIDGPAGAGKSTVGRAVASQLDLEYLDTGAMYRAVTFAVLRRGVDPHATDEVARVAEAIDLVIDDDGVFVDGVDATVDIRGREVTGSVSAVAANSAVRSEMVDRQRSWVLEHGGGVIEGRDIGSVVFPDADLKLFVTASPRIRAERRVAEIGGDVDEVEASIIERDRKDSTRSDSPLLEADGSTTVDTTGMSIDEVVAHILTMLPAEGADDRSTVR; via the coding sequence GTGAACGGCGCACTCGTCATCGCGATCGATGGTCCGGCGGGTGCCGGCAAGTCGACGGTCGGGCGTGCGGTCGCGTCGCAGCTCGACCTCGAGTATCTCGACACGGGGGCCATGTACCGGGCGGTCACGTTCGCCGTGCTACGGCGCGGCGTCGATCCACATGCGACCGACGAGGTCGCTCGCGTGGCCGAGGCGATCGATCTGGTGATCGACGACGACGGCGTGTTCGTCGACGGTGTCGATGCCACGGTCGACATCCGCGGCCGCGAGGTGACGGGATCGGTGAGTGCGGTGGCGGCCAACAGTGCCGTGCGCAGCGAGATGGTCGACCGTCAACGGTCGTGGGTACTCGAGCACGGTGGCGGTGTGATCGAAGGGCGTGACATCGGGTCGGTCGTGTTCCCCGACGCCGACCTCAAGCTGTTCGTCACGGCCTCGCCACGGATTCGGGCGGAGCGTCGTGTCGCGGAGATCGGCGGCGACGTCGACGAGGTCGAGGCATCGATCATCGAACGCGATCGCAAGGACTCCACCCGCTCCGACAGTCCGCTGCTCGAAGCCGATGGGTCGACCACGGTCGACACGACCGGGATGTCGATCGACGAGGTCGTTGCTCACATCCTCACGATGCTGCCGGCGGAGGGTGCTGACGATCGGTCGACCGTGCGATGA
- a CDS encoding histidine phosphatase family protein — translation MELLLIRHALPVRKELKEGIADPELSEHGLTQAEHLGVYLADEHLDAVYASSLQRAQQTAMPVVRDRNVDLLIEPDVAEYDKDSPEYVPVEELKAANDPRWQQMLDGTWDPGGESHDDFHGRTVGAIERIVNEHRGQRVAIVCHGGVINAYLSEVLGLGTDRRGFFYPNYTSIHRIAAASTGERSIVTINETSHLRGTGLPIGMFQG, via the coding sequence ATGGAACTGTTACTGATCCGCCATGCCCTTCCCGTGAGAAAAGAACTGAAGGAGGGAATCGCCGACCCCGAACTGTCGGAGCACGGCCTCACACAGGCCGAGCACCTCGGGGTCTACCTGGCCGACGAGCACCTCGATGCCGTCTACGCCAGCTCGTTGCAACGAGCACAGCAGACCGCGATGCCCGTCGTGCGCGATCGTAACGTAGATCTCCTGATCGAGCCGGACGTCGCCGAGTACGACAAGGACAGCCCCGAATACGTACCCGTCGAAGAGCTCAAAGCCGCCAACGACCCACGGTGGCAACAGATGCTCGACGGCACCTGGGACCCGGGTGGTGAGAGCCACGACGACTTCCACGGCCGCACCGTCGGAGCGATCGAACGCATCGTCAACGAGCACCGCGGGCAACGCGTCGCCATCGTGTGCCATGGTGGCGTCATCAACGCCTACCTGAGCGAAGTGCTCGGACTGGGCACCGACCGACGAGGATTCTTCTACCCCAACTACACGTCGATCCACCGCATCGCCGCGGCGTCCACCGGCGAACGATCGATCGTGACCATCAACGAGACCAGTCATCTCCGTGGGACCGGACTCCCCATCGGGATGTTCCAAGGCTGA
- a CDS encoding lysophospholipid acyltransferase family protein, which translates to MSRVKTGFVGMDRWSIVLYRVVRFIVCGATRVYTRMSIDGRDRLPETGGYIFAPVHRSYIDTPISGYVSKRRMRFMGKDTMWKYERLGKLFSALGAFPVSRGTTDREALKRCVEVLRDGEPLVLYPEGERKDGPVIQPLFDGATFVAAKAGVPIYPIGIGGSAKVMPRHAKFVFPHKVHVIVGEPIVVETNDKGRASREMLRDATERLHTELQRLFDEAQAVAG; encoded by the coding sequence ATGAGTCGGGTGAAGACCGGCTTCGTCGGCATGGACCGGTGGAGCATCGTGCTCTATCGCGTCGTGCGGTTCATCGTGTGCGGTGCGACGCGCGTGTACACGCGGATGTCGATCGACGGTCGTGACCGGCTCCCCGAGACGGGTGGGTACATCTTCGCTCCGGTGCATCGCAGCTACATCGACACGCCGATCTCGGGGTACGTGTCGAAGCGGCGGATGCGGTTCATGGGCAAGGACACGATGTGGAAGTACGAGCGGCTGGGCAAGCTGTTCTCGGCGTTGGGTGCGTTTCCGGTGAGTCGTGGAACGACCGATCGTGAGGCATTGAAGCGCTGTGTCGAGGTGTTGAGAGACGGCGAACCGCTGGTGCTGTATCCCGAGGGGGAACGCAAGGACGGTCCGGTCATCCAGCCGTTGTTCGACGGGGCGACGTTCGTGGCGGCGAAGGCGGGGGTGCCGATCTATCCGATCGGGATCGGCGGCTCGGCGAAAGTGATGCCGCGGCACGCGAAGTTCGTGTTTCCGCACAAGGTGCACGTCATCGTCGGTGAGCCGATCGTGGTGGAGACGAACGACAAGGGCCGCGCGTCTCGCGAGATGCTGCGCGATGCGACCGAACGCCTCCACACCGAACTCCAACGCCTCTTCGACGAAGCCCAGGCCGTCGCCGGTTGA